In one window of Kosmotoga pacifica DNA:
- a CDS encoding carbohydrate ABC transporter permease: protein MSRASKIITYILLLIFTVFFLMPIYVLISTSLKSLQEVGLEKMWFLPLKPSFDGFVKAFQKLSPNLKNSFILVIPATIISAMVGSINGYVLSKIKFRGASFLFTLILFGMFIPYQSVLFPVIRFLQSINLYGSIWGLVVLHVIYGLPITTLIFRNYYAEVPTELIEAAHIDGAGIFKAYWKVLFPISLPGFVVVIIWQFTNIWNEFLFAVTVTSDPTKQPVTVALVNLAGSKVVEWNVQMAGALLTALPTLLVYIILGKYFLKGLLAGSVKG from the coding sequence ATGAGCAGAGCAAGCAAAATAATCACATATATCCTTTTACTCATTTTTACCGTGTTTTTTTTGATGCCCATCTACGTCTTAATATCGACCAGTCTTAAGTCCTTACAGGAAGTCGGGCTTGAAAAAATGTGGTTTTTACCCCTTAAACCTTCATTCGATGGATTCGTTAAGGCTTTTCAAAAACTCTCACCGAATCTTAAAAACAGTTTTATTCTTGTAATACCCGCCACCATCATATCAGCAATGGTAGGGTCCATTAATGGTTACGTACTATCCAAGATAAAATTTAGGGGGGCCAGTTTCCTTTTCACGCTGATCCTCTTTGGTATGTTCATACCTTATCAAAGCGTCCTGTTTCCTGTGATCCGTTTTCTCCAAAGTATAAATTTGTACGGTTCTATCTGGGGACTGGTAGTTCTGCATGTTATATATGGTCTTCCCATAACAACACTCATATTCCGAAACTATTACGCTGAAGTACCAACCGAACTCATAGAAGCAGCACATATTGACGGCGCCGGTATATTTAAAGCCTACTGGAAGGTCCTGTTCCCCATCTCTCTTCCTGGATTTGTTGTAGTTATCATATGGCAGTTCACCAATATTTGGAACGAGTTCCTTTTCGCGGTTACCGTAACGAGTGATCCGACAAAACAACCTGTGACCGTAGCATTGGTGAACCTTGCCGGAAGCAAGGTTGTGGAATGGAACGTCCAGATGGCAGGGGCTTTACTCACAGCTTTGCCAACACTACTGGTGTATATAATTTTAGGGAAATACTTCTTAAAGGGGCTACTAGCAGGTTCGGTAAAAGGTTAA
- a CDS encoding acetamidase/formamidase family protein — protein MIHRLKRDSVIYAMSNENNPALFINPGDKIIVETEDCFGHKITREEQRLDDEFDFSKVNPATGPIYVQGAQPGDTLAVKIMRIELDFQGVVELCPEFGVLGDVVTECKTKIVKLENNKAIFGALSVDVMPMVGVIGVAPAGVPVPCGIPGKHGGNLDTLEITEGSIIRLPVFVEGGLLALGDVHALMGQGEVCGTGVETRALVVIIVELEKDNELKEPVVETDKAIYFLSSDKLLENAVKKATEYAVDHIAQRRKLSFEEAYMLASIACDLQISQVVNPLKTVKVKVPKTIL, from the coding sequence GTGATACATAGGTTAAAGCGTGACAGTGTTATATATGCGATGTCCAATGAGAACAATCCAGCTCTTTTCATAAACCCTGGTGACAAGATTATAGTCGAAACAGAAGATTGTTTTGGGCATAAAATAACGAGAGAGGAACAAAGGCTGGATGATGAATTCGATTTTTCAAAGGTAAACCCTGCGACCGGCCCCATCTATGTTCAGGGCGCTCAACCGGGTGACACTCTGGCAGTAAAGATAATGCGGATCGAACTGGACTTTCAGGGTGTGGTGGAACTCTGTCCTGAATTTGGTGTACTCGGTGATGTTGTCACCGAATGCAAGACAAAAATCGTTAAACTCGAAAACAATAAAGCCATTTTTGGCGCTTTAAGTGTTGATGTCATGCCGATGGTGGGTGTAATAGGGGTAGCGCCTGCTGGCGTACCCGTTCCCTGCGGTATCCCTGGAAAACACGGAGGAAATCTCGATACTCTTGAAATCACAGAGGGTAGCATTATCAGGTTACCTGTTTTTGTGGAAGGCGGTCTCCTGGCGCTCGGAGATGTTCACGCCTTGATGGGTCAGGGGGAAGTATGCGGCACAGGTGTCGAAACCCGTGCCCTCGTAGTTATCATAGTTGAGCTAGAAAAAGATAATGAGCTGAAAGAACCCGTAGTGGAAACAGATAAGGCAATATATTTTCTTTCCAGTGACAAATTGCTCGAGAATGCCGTTAAAAAAGCAACGGAATATGCTGTGGATCACATAGCACAGAGAAGAAAACTGAGCTTTGAAGAAGCCTATATGCTTGCAAGTATCGCCTGCGACCTTCAGATAAGCCAGGTGGTAAACCCATTGAAAACGGTCAAAGTAAAAGTACCCAAGACCATATTGTGA
- a CDS encoding alpha-amylase family glycosyl hydrolase, translated as MKKYLAITFLIFSTLFFTATYLPRYAPSIDTGVFYEIFVRAFYDSDGDGIGDFKGIVEKLDYLNNGNAFEDNDLGISGIWLMPIFPSPSYHGYDVTDYYAVNSRYGTMRDFETLIEEAHKRGIKIMIDLVINHTSNQHPWFLNASNPEAPKHEKYRDYYVWTTGDPDGPSGHKWNYIKSMKSSYYSSFKYKGMPDLNFDNPEVKEEIKKIATFWLKKGVDGFRIDAAKHIFNDHSKNSEWWKEFMAYVKSINPNVFVVGEIWDSNELIDAYYTSLDSAFEFEFKDRVWQTVKFNSVTFWKQTDKKHNIFPEGFVPSIFVSNHDMDRPGSHFEKGALKILSTLLLTSSGVPFIYYGEEIGAKGRKPDENIREPMDWYALMEGPGRVHWLDSYKYAFERYNQKADGISVEEQDEDPNSLLNWYRKLIHLREDYPILKTGKMKIIDVEVERVIALKRYSDTALEMAFVFVNISKEVKKLDVSKFPEFFKAEYISLPLGDQEGTNIILPPFGIAIVIVRDSEGTD; from the coding sequence ATGAAAAAGTATCTTGCAATAACATTTTTGATTTTTTCCACTCTTTTTTTCACGGCCACTTACCTCCCACGTTATGCACCGTCAATTGATACCGGAGTGTTTTACGAGATATTTGTAAGAGCATTCTATGATTCCGATGGAGATGGCATAGGAGATTTCAAGGGTATAGTTGAAAAGCTGGATTATTTAAACAACGGCAATGCCTTCGAAGATAATGATCTGGGAATTTCCGGAATCTGGTTGATGCCGATTTTCCCAAGTCCCAGTTATCATGGCTACGACGTAACTGACTATTACGCTGTCAATTCTCGGTACGGTACAATGAGGGATTTTGAGACTCTCATAGAAGAAGCCCATAAACGTGGAATAAAGATAATGATCGACCTTGTGATCAACCACACATCGAATCAGCACCCCTGGTTCCTTAACGCATCGAATCCCGAAGCTCCTAAACACGAAAAATACAGAGATTATTATGTCTGGACAACTGGTGATCCTGACGGACCTTCTGGCCACAAATGGAACTATATCAAAAGTATGAAGAGTTCTTACTATTCAAGTTTCAAATACAAAGGAATGCCTGACCTAAATTTCGATAACCCTGAGGTGAAGGAAGAGATAAAGAAGATAGCCACATTCTGGTTGAAAAAAGGTGTCGATGGGTTCAGGATAGACGCTGCTAAACATATTTTCAACGACCATTCGAAAAATAGCGAATGGTGGAAAGAATTCATGGCGTATGTTAAAAGCATCAATCCAAATGTTTTTGTGGTTGGCGAGATCTGGGATTCCAATGAGTTAATCGATGCTTATTATACTTCACTGGACTCAGCATTTGAGTTTGAATTCAAGGATAGGGTCTGGCAGACTGTGAAATTTAACAGTGTAACTTTCTGGAAGCAGACTGATAAAAAGCACAACATATTCCCTGAGGGATTTGTGCCTTCTATCTTCGTTTCAAATCATGATATGGACAGACCGGGTAGCCATTTTGAAAAGGGAGCCCTTAAAATTCTGTCCACATTACTGCTGACTTCTTCAGGTGTTCCTTTTATATACTATGGTGAAGAAATCGGTGCAAAAGGAAGAAAACCTGACGAAAACATAAGAGAACCGATGGACTGGTATGCCCTCATGGAAGGTCCTGGCAGAGTACACTGGCTCGATAGCTACAAATATGCCTTTGAAAGATACAACCAAAAGGCCGATGGAATTTCCGTGGAAGAACAAGATGAAGATCCCAATTCGTTGTTGAACTGGTACAGGAAACTTATTCATCTGCGTGAGGATTACCCCATCTTGAAAACCGGCAAAATGAAAATTATCGATGTGGAAGTAGAAAGAGTAATAGCTTTGAAGAGATACTCAGATACAGCTCTTGAAATGGCCTTTGTTTTTGTGAATATCTCAAAAGAAGTTAAAAAGCTGGATGTTTCAAAATTTCCTGAATTTTTCAAAGCTGAATACATCTCCCTTCCATTGGGAGATCAAGAAGGGACTAATATCATTCTCCCTCCTTTTGGAATAGCCATTGTGATTGTCCGAGATAGTGAAGGTACTGATTGA
- a CDS encoding ABC transporter substrate-binding protein, which yields MRKALFLFLILTLALFVFARDYITIGTTDKIRILDPADCYDYFSSNILQNTMAGLVDYEVGGTEIIPWLAESWNISDDGLVYTFHLRKDAHFMNGHPIDANALKFSFDRVIKLNGDPAFLLSDVIAETRVVDDYTFEVTLQYPFSAFIAVLGYTVAYPVDPAVTPADDFFYDVPIASGPYYIADWERDVQLVLKANPEYFGPKPKTETIVIRFYQNASTLRLALESGEIDVAYRTLDPRDLLILKTDPRYVVYEGQSPAIRELVFNVKMPPYNKVNVRKAIAYAVDRSYIVDDVFAGTVEPLYTLVPIGMWSHLDVMPERNLEKARELLRAEGYSESNPLEIELWYTPSHYGSTEADVVQVLKEAIEETGLVKVDIKYAEWATYIDYFINGYIGAFLLGWYPDYLDPDDYLWPFLSKSGAASMGAFYENALIETMMIQSRAESDVAIRTEINEDVQRVLAIDVPYVPLWQGKQYCVTYPYVKGVVLEPSQIFRYYLLYTEE from the coding sequence ATGCGGAAAGCTCTTTTTCTTTTTCTTATTTTAACGCTCGCTCTTTTTGTCTTTGCAAGAGACTATATCACAATTGGTACGACTGACAAGATCAGAATCCTTGATCCCGCTGATTGTTACGACTATTTCTCAAGCAACATACTCCAGAACACCATGGCGGGATTGGTCGATTACGAAGTTGGCGGAACGGAAATAATTCCCTGGCTAGCTGAAAGCTGGAACATTTCCGATGACGGACTGGTTTACACCTTCCACCTCAGGAAAGATGCGCACTTTATGAATGGACATCCCATTGATGCAAACGCCCTTAAGTTCTCATTTGACAGAGTGATTAAACTAAATGGTGATCCTGCTTTCCTTCTGTCAGACGTTATTGCAGAGACACGGGTAGTCGACGATTATACTTTTGAAGTCACATTACAGTATCCTTTCTCAGCTTTCATCGCTGTTCTTGGATATACTGTAGCTTACCCCGTCGATCCTGCCGTTACGCCCGCGGACGATTTCTTTTACGATGTGCCTATAGCATCCGGACCTTACTATATTGCTGATTGGGAACGTGATGTACAGCTTGTGCTGAAGGCCAATCCCGAATATTTTGGTCCAAAGCCCAAAACAGAGACGATAGTTATAAGGTTCTATCAGAATGCGAGCACACTTCGTCTTGCCCTTGAAAGCGGCGAGATAGATGTCGCTTACAGGACTCTGGATCCTAGAGATCTCCTCATTCTCAAAACTGATCCCAGATATGTCGTATACGAAGGTCAGAGTCCAGCAATAAGAGAGCTCGTCTTCAACGTTAAGATGCCCCCTTACAACAAGGTCAACGTGAGGAAGGCTATCGCCTACGCTGTAGACAGAAGCTACATCGTGGACGATGTTTTTGCAGGAACGGTTGAACCACTCTACACGCTGGTTCCCATCGGTATGTGGAGTCATCTTGATGTGATGCCTGAAAGAAACCTCGAAAAGGCTAGAGAACTCCTCAGAGCCGAGGGATACTCTGAATCCAACCCGCTGGAAATAGAACTTTGGTACACACCCAGCCACTACGGCTCCACAGAAGCGGACGTAGTTCAGGTACTGAAAGAAGCCATAGAAGAAACAGGCCTGGTCAAAGTAGACATCAAATACGCCGAATGGGCAACCTACATAGACTACTTCATAAACGGTTATATTGGTGCTTTCCTGCTCGGATGGTATCCGGACTATCTCGATCCCGATGACTACCTGTGGCCTTTCCTTTCGAAGTCCGGTGCTGCTTCCATGGGTGCATTCTACGAGAACGCCCTCATAGAAACTATGATGATACAGTCAAGAGCAGAATCCGATGTGGCCATCAGAACCGAGATCAATGAAGACGTACAAAGGGTTCTCGCAATCGATGTTCCATATGTACCTCTCTGGCAAGGAAAACAATACTGTGTCACCTATCCGTACGTCAAAGGCGTCGTTCTCGAACCGTCTCAGATCTTCAGATATTACCTCCTCTATACCGAGGAATAA
- a CDS encoding ABC transporter permease, with translation MSLKWYILTRILLAIPMFFILLLLIFVVLRILPGDPVLSMLGGKAPMSVIEAKRHELGYDRPLLNQFGDYLLGVLKGDLGRSALTKRPIADEIADKLPATIELTIFGFIIALVIGIFWGAEATKRHGGILDVTGRVYAIFIYSIPVFWLGMLFQWLFGVKLKWLPIAGRISPLIKPEKITGMYIFDALFTWNLPALKDASLHIILPSVALGLIISSVFLRMVRGNMVLMLSQDFVKAARARGIKENSVIYRHALKNAFVPIMTVMGLQFAALMAGAVLTETTFSWPGIGSYLIEKIRYRDFPAIQGTIAVYAIIVVAISIIVDIMNALVDPRVRY, from the coding sequence GTGTCGCTAAAGTGGTACATACTCACCAGAATCCTTCTGGCAATCCCCATGTTTTTCATCCTTCTACTTCTTATCTTTGTTGTTTTACGTATCCTCCCGGGAGACCCGGTACTCTCCATGCTTGGTGGTAAAGCGCCAATGTCCGTTATTGAAGCTAAGCGGCACGAGTTGGGATATGATAGACCTTTACTCAATCAATTTGGTGATTACCTTCTGGGTGTCCTCAAAGGCGATCTCGGCAGATCGGCGCTAACAAAAAGGCCCATTGCTGACGAAATTGCAGATAAATTACCTGCGACCATTGAACTAACGATTTTTGGATTTATAATAGCTCTGGTCATAGGAATTTTCTGGGGAGCTGAAGCAACAAAGAGACATGGTGGAATATTGGACGTGACCGGAAGGGTCTACGCAATATTCATTTATTCCATTCCGGTGTTCTGGTTGGGTATGCTCTTTCAGTGGCTCTTTGGCGTGAAGTTGAAGTGGCTCCCCATTGCAGGAAGAATTTCACCACTCATAAAGCCCGAAAAAATCACAGGAATGTACATCTTTGATGCTCTCTTCACCTGGAATTTGCCTGCTTTAAAGGACGCGAGTCTACATATTATCTTACCAAGCGTTGCTCTCGGACTCATCATCTCCAGTGTTTTTTTACGCATGGTGCGAGGTAATATGGTGCTAATGTTATCACAAGACTTTGTAAAAGCCGCAAGAGCCAGAGGAATCAAAGAAAACAGTGTCATATACCGTCACGCTCTTAAGAATGCATTTGTACCCATCATGACAGTAATGGGGCTCCAGTTTGCCGCACTGATGGCCGGGGCTGTTTTGACGGAAACAACCTTTTCTTGGCCAGGTATCGGTTCATACCTCATCGAGAAGATAAGGTATAGAGATTTTCCGGCAATTCAGGGAACTATTGCAGTGTACGCTATTATAGTCGTTGCCATAAGTATCATCGTTGACATAATGAATGCCCTGGTCGACCCAAGGGTCAGGTATTGA
- a CDS encoding ABC transporter permease, translating to MQEWSLSYKLGKGLRRLFKDKSGVMAFVGLAILLTYLFMAIFAPYLAPYDPVKRSGRAFSAPSKEHWFGTTNLGYDVLSRIIYGAKIALKIAFLAVAVAAAVGIPLGLISGYVGGAFDRILSMFMDAIYSFPGLILAIAIAAVLGPGVINVALSIAVIYAPTYFRVIRNQVASLKDQLFVEAARAMGARNFTILGKYILPNVLPSVIVVLSMNLADAIMTEAGLSFLGLGISPPTPDWGYDLSNGQRFLLLNYWWMILFPGLAIITIVLGFSLFSEGLNEFLNPNVGETRR from the coding sequence ATGCAGGAGTGGAGCTTATCATACAAGTTAGGTAAAGGTCTGCGGAGACTTTTCAAAGATAAATCCGGTGTAATGGCTTTTGTAGGTCTGGCAATCCTCCTGACTTACTTATTTATGGCCATATTCGCTCCATATTTAGCACCTTATGACCCTGTAAAGCGCTCCGGACGAGCCTTTTCAGCACCATCTAAAGAACATTGGTTTGGCACCACTAATCTCGGTTATGATGTTCTAAGCAGAATTATTTACGGCGCAAAAATTGCCCTAAAGATAGCCTTTCTTGCCGTTGCTGTTGCTGCAGCAGTGGGTATCCCACTTGGTCTCATTTCCGGTTATGTGGGTGGTGCTTTTGACAGAATACTCAGTATGTTTATGGATGCGATCTATTCTTTCCCTGGACTGATACTCGCCATCGCGATAGCCGCTGTCCTTGGCCCTGGGGTAATTAACGTTGCACTATCCATAGCAGTTATATACGCCCCAACGTATTTCAGGGTAATCAGAAACCAGGTAGCTTCCCTGAAGGACCAGCTTTTCGTCGAGGCTGCCAGAGCTATGGGAGCGAGGAATTTTACAATTCTGGGTAAATATATATTACCGAACGTTCTCCCATCTGTGATAGTAGTACTTTCAATGAACCTGGCTGATGCCATCATGACCGAAGCTGGGTTGAGCTTCCTTGGCCTTGGAATCTCTCCACCCACTCCCGACTGGGGGTACGACCTTTCCAATGGGCAGAGATTCCTGCTTCTAAACTACTGGTGGATGATCCTCTTCCCGGGTCTCGCGATAATTACCATAGTACTTGGGTTCAGTCTTTTCAGCGAAGGGCTGAATGAGTTTCTTAATCCCAATGTAGGCGAGACCAGGAGGTGA
- a CDS encoding ABC transporter ATP-binding protein, with protein sequence MMLLQLEDLTVSYKTREGRVLAVENVSLPLEEKETLGLVGESGCGKSTMGGAILGILPRETKITGKALFSGIDLISMPSKRLRQIRGKEISMIFQDPMTSLNPVMKLKDHFLETINTHTDISKEEALALSERALQEVGISSNRLNDYPFQLSGGMRQRVMIALSLVLNPKLVIADEPTTSLDVIVQAQILQLLKGLQNKFKMAMILITHDLGVVAEAADNIGVMYGGHLVEYASKRKVYKDPLHPYTKDLLASVPNTKIEDRELRFIPGYPPNLMNPPRGCRYADRCSKAMKICSEKTPPNVQTDDGRLVKCWLYGEGEVK encoded by the coding sequence TTGATGTTGTTACAACTCGAAGACCTTACGGTAAGCTATAAAACACGCGAGGGCAGAGTGTTGGCTGTTGAAAATGTCAGTCTCCCCCTAGAAGAAAAAGAAACACTCGGTCTGGTGGGAGAATCGGGTTGTGGTAAATCCACTATGGGTGGTGCTATTCTGGGAATTCTACCAAGAGAAACGAAGATAACAGGGAAGGCGCTCTTTAGTGGAATCGATCTCATTTCAATGCCAAGCAAGAGGTTACGACAGATAAGGGGTAAGGAGATCTCAATGATATTTCAGGATCCCATGACTTCTCTGAATCCCGTTATGAAGCTGAAGGATCATTTTCTCGAAACGATAAACACCCACACCGATATTTCAAAAGAAGAAGCCCTCGCCTTGTCAGAGCGAGCTTTACAGGAAGTCGGTATCTCTTCCAACAGGTTGAACGATTACCCTTTCCAGCTCAGTGGCGGTATGCGCCAGAGGGTGATGATAGCCCTCTCACTGGTTCTCAATCCGAAGCTCGTCATTGCTGACGAACCAACGACGAGCCTCGATGTCATAGTACAGGCCCAGATCCTTCAACTACTGAAAGGCCTTCAGAACAAGTTCAAGATGGCAATGATCCTTATTACACATGATCTTGGTGTTGTGGCTGAGGCAGCCGATAACATCGGGGTTATGTATGGTGGACATCTTGTGGAGTACGCTTCAAAAAGAAAGGTTTATAAAGATCCACTACACCCTTATACAAAAGATCTCTTGGCATCGGTTCCGAACACTAAAATTGAGGACAGGGAATTGAGGTTTATCCCGGGATACCCCCCAAATTTGATGAATCCTCCAAGGGGATGTCGGTATGCGGACAGATGCAGTAAAGCAATGAAGATTTGTTCTGAAAAAACTCCGCCTAATGTCCAGACTGACGACGGGAGGCTGGTAAAGTGCTGGTTGTATGGAGAGGGTGAAGTTAAATGA
- a CDS encoding ABC transporter ATP-binding protein, giving the protein MLEVKNLVKHFPVRESFVKTLLTGKKKFVHAVNNISFNIKEGQTLGLVGESGSGKTTTGRLVLRLIEPTSGSVVYRKKDITALDRESLRKLRKEIQIIFQDPLAALNPYMKVGDAVRHPLDIHGIGNKKERHDMVLDMLSRVNLEPTSDFFKRYPRELSGGQRQRVVIARALITRPKFVVADEAVAMLDVSVRSQLLDLMLKLKEEFNLTYLFITHDLATTKYICDKIAVMYLGTIVETGSFEEIYKEPAHPYTKALISAVPEPDPDLKKEKLIPKGEVPNAVELPSGCFFHPRCPYMMDKCKTEEPPEIKLSETRTVKCHLFNR; this is encoded by the coding sequence ATGCTGGAAGTGAAGAATCTAGTCAAACATTTCCCGGTAAGGGAATCCTTTGTAAAAACATTGTTGACAGGCAAAAAGAAGTTTGTTCATGCCGTAAACAATATTAGTTTCAACATAAAAGAAGGCCAAACCCTTGGCCTCGTCGGTGAATCTGGAAGCGGGAAAACCACTACCGGAAGACTGGTACTCAGACTGATCGAACCCACTTCGGGAAGTGTCGTGTACCGCAAGAAGGATATCACCGCTCTTGACAGGGAATCACTGAGAAAATTGAGAAAAGAGATCCAGATAATTTTTCAGGACCCTCTGGCAGCACTTAACCCCTATATGAAAGTCGGTGACGCAGTAAGGCATCCTCTGGATATACATGGTATAGGTAATAAGAAGGAACGCCATGACATGGTTCTGGACATGCTCTCAAGGGTGAACTTGGAACCCACTTCGGATTTTTTCAAGCGTTACCCAAGGGAACTTTCGGGCGGTCAACGCCAGAGAGTCGTGATTGCAAGAGCACTCATTACACGACCAAAATTTGTAGTGGCTGACGAAGCCGTGGCTATGCTTGATGTATCGGTGAGATCACAGTTGCTGGACTTGATGCTGAAATTGAAAGAGGAGTTCAACCTCACATATCTCTTTATAACCCATGATCTCGCCACGACAAAATACATCTGCGATAAAATCGCGGTCATGTATCTGGGGACGATAGTAGAAACTGGTTCTTTTGAAGAGATTTATAAAGAGCCTGCTCATCCCTATACCAAGGCGCTAATCTCCGCCGTCCCTGAACCCGATCCTGATCTAAAAAAGGAAAAATTAATTCCTAAAGGAGAAGTCCCCAACGCTGTGGAACTTCCGTCAGGTTGCTTTTTTCATCCGAGATGCCCATACATGATGGACAAGTGTAAAACCGAAGAACCACCGGAAATCAAGTTAAGTGAAACAAGAACTGTGAAATGTCACCTCTTCAATCGTTAA
- a CDS encoding YgiQ family radical SAM protein, with translation MTPSELKKLGWKELDVILVTGDAYVDHPSFGVAVIARVLQAEGFRVGIISQPDWRSLDDITMLGRPRLFFGVTAGNVDSMVANYTASKKKRKIDAFTPGGHGGKRPDRATIVYSNLIRRAFKDTIIILGGIEASLRRFAHYDWWSNRVRKSVLVDSKADIIVYGMAEKSIVKVAKSISETGQINTEISGIMYWSSKKPSEGIEIPSFEDISNDKMAYIRAFKQLYTETDPIRGRKVYQKQDTRYVIQNPPELISRNELDKIYSLPYSREVHPYCLKKGHVKAIETVKYSITTHRGCYGECNFCSITLHQSRYVVSRSIESILNEVKHISKQKGFKGTITDVGGPTANMYGFECSIKFKKGACKDKRCLFPTPCPALKVNHSIYLKLLKKIREIDGIKHVFVSSGIRYDLIIADKEYGAIFLKELIDHHISGQLKIAPEHVSPEVLRLMGKPEKGILDKFIDLFKSQLKGRKLYLIGYFIAAHPGCRENHMIELKKYVKSKMGYTPQQVQIFTPTPSTFSTAMYYAERDPITGKDIFVEKSEKGRLRQKERLLRKPQKQRN, from the coding sequence ATGACACCTAGTGAATTGAAAAAGCTTGGCTGGAAAGAACTTGATGTAATCCTTGTTACTGGTGACGCGTATGTCGATCATCCTTCGTTTGGAGTTGCGGTTATAGCAAGGGTACTTCAAGCGGAGGGTTTTCGCGTTGGGATCATCTCTCAACCCGACTGGCGCTCACTAGACGATATAACGATGTTGGGCAGGCCAAGATTGTTCTTTGGTGTTACTGCTGGTAATGTTGACTCGATGGTGGCTAATTATACCGCATCCAAAAAGAAAAGAAAGATAGATGCCTTCACTCCTGGTGGACACGGAGGGAAACGACCAGACAGAGCAACTATAGTATATTCAAATCTTATTAGAAGGGCTTTCAAAGATACAATTATCATACTAGGCGGTATAGAGGCGAGTCTAAGGCGTTTCGCACATTATGATTGGTGGAGTAATCGGGTCAGAAAGTCCGTCCTTGTGGATTCGAAGGCTGATATTATAGTGTATGGTATGGCTGAGAAAAGCATTGTGAAAGTAGCCAAATCTATTTCGGAGACAGGACAAATCAATACAGAAATTTCTGGGATAATGTACTGGAGTTCGAAAAAACCTAGTGAAGGCATAGAGATTCCTTCCTTTGAAGATATTTCCAACGACAAAATGGCATACATTAGGGCTTTCAAACAACTCTACACTGAAACAGATCCTATCAGGGGAAGAAAAGTGTATCAAAAACAGGATACACGCTATGTAATCCAGAATCCTCCTGAACTCATTTCTCGTAATGAACTCGATAAGATCTATTCTCTGCCCTATTCTCGAGAAGTCCATCCATACTGCTTGAAAAAGGGGCATGTAAAAGCGATAGAGACAGTGAAATATTCCATCACCACACACCGAGGTTGTTACGGCGAATGCAATTTTTGCTCCATAACTCTCCACCAGAGTAGATATGTAGTCAGCAGGAGCATTGAATCGATACTCAACGAAGTGAAGCACATCTCTAAGCAAAAAGGTTTTAAGGGCACGATAACGGATGTCGGTGGACCAACCGCAAATATGTATGGTTTTGAATGTTCTATCAAATTTAAAAAAGGAGCGTGTAAGGATAAACGTTGTCTCTTTCCAACTCCCTGTCCAGCGCTCAAAGTGAATCATTCAATTTACCTTAAGCTTCTGAAGAAGATCAGAGAAATCGATGGTATTAAACATGTGTTTGTATCTTCGGGGATCAGATATGATCTGATAATAGCTGATAAAGAATACGGTGCAATTTTTCTCAAAGAATTAATAGATCACCATATTTCGGGGCAATTAAAGATTGCGCCAGAACACGTCTCCCCAGAAGTCTTGCGACTTATGGGAAAACCCGAAAAAGGCATTCTCGACAAATTCATAGACCTCTTCAAGTCTCAGCTTAAAGGCCGAAAACTCTATCTAATCGGTTACTTTATAGCTGCTCATCCAGGATGTCGTGAGAATCATATGATCGAGTTGAAGAAATATGTGAAATCAAAGATGGGTTACACCCCCCAGCAGGTTCAAATATTCACACCAACACCTTCAACCTTTTCCACTGCCATGTACTACGCCGAGAGAGATCCTATAACCGGGAAAGATATATTTGTGGAAAAGTCTGAAAAGGGGCGTCTACGTCAAAAAGAAAGGCTTCTGCGGAAACCGCAGAAGCAAAGAAATTAA